From a region of the Latilactobacillus sakei genome:
- a CDS encoding adenylosuccinate lyase yields the protein MIERYTNPDMGAIWTDHNKYNAWLAVEILADEAWSKLGHIPAEDVAKIKANAQFSIPRMLEIEQETRHDVVAFTRAVSESLGAERKWVHYGLTSTDVVDTAYGYLLKQANAILRADIDALLAVIAKQAKRYQDTVMMGRTHGVHAEPTTFGLKLALWYSELKRHKERFEAAAEGVEAGKISGAVGTFANIPPFVESYVCEQLGIRAQEISTQVLPRDLHAAYVAEMALLATSIEKFATEIRGLQKSETREVEEYFAKGQKGSSAMPHKRNPIGSENITGLTRVIRGHMVTAYEDVSLWHERDISHSSAERIILPDTTILLDYILKRFTKIMTNLTVFPENMKRNMGRTFGLIYSQRVLLKLIDHGLSREAAYDLIQPKTARSWDEQIDFRPLLEADEQVMRILTPADLDDAFDYHYHIRHVAEIFERVGLG from the coding sequence ATGATTGAACGTTATACAAATCCTGACATGGGTGCGATTTGGACCGACCACAATAAATACAATGCTTGGTTGGCAGTTGAAATCTTGGCGGATGAGGCATGGTCCAAACTGGGGCATATTCCAGCAGAAGATGTCGCTAAGATTAAAGCCAACGCGCAATTCTCAATTCCCCGGATGCTAGAAATTGAGCAGGAAACAAGGCATGATGTGGTGGCGTTCACCCGCGCTGTTTCGGAATCACTAGGCGCTGAACGGAAATGGGTTCATTATGGGTTAACGTCTACTGACGTCGTTGATACAGCTTACGGCTATTTATTGAAACAAGCGAATGCCATTTTACGAGCTGATATCGATGCTTTGTTAGCCGTGATTGCCAAGCAAGCTAAACGTTATCAAGATACAGTTATGATGGGGCGGACCCATGGCGTGCACGCCGAACCGACAACTTTTGGGTTGAAATTAGCCCTTTGGTATTCCGAATTAAAACGCCATAAAGAACGTTTTGAAGCAGCAGCTGAAGGTGTTGAAGCCGGTAAAATTAGCGGGGCAGTGGGGACTTTTGCGAATATTCCCCCCTTTGTTGAAAGTTATGTTTGTGAGCAATTGGGGATTCGGGCCCAAGAGATTTCAACCCAAGTATTGCCGAGAGATTTACACGCCGCTTATGTTGCTGAGATGGCGTTATTAGCCACCTCTATCGAAAAATTTGCAACTGAAATTCGTGGTCTGCAAAAATCAGAAACGCGTGAAGTGGAGGAGTATTTTGCTAAAGGGCAAAAAGGCTCTTCGGCAATGCCGCATAAACGCAACCCGATTGGTTCGGAAAATATCACCGGGTTAACGCGCGTCATTCGGGGGCATATGGTAACGGCTTATGAAGATGTGTCCCTGTGGCATGAACGCGATATTTCACATAGCTCTGCTGAACGAATTATTTTACCGGATACAACTATTTTATTAGATTATATTCTCAAGCGGTTTACAAAAATTATGACGAACTTGACGGTCTTCCCAGAAAATATGAAACGCAATATGGGTCGGACTTTTGGTTTGATTTACAGTCAACGTGTGTTATTGAAGTTGATTGATCACGGCCTTTCAAGAGAAGCGGCCTACGACTTGATTCAACCGAAGACAGCCCGCTCTTGGGATGAACAAATTGATTTCAGACCGTTGCTCGAAGCTGATGAACAAGTAATGCGCATTCTAACACCGGCCGATTTGGATGATGCGTTTGACTATCATTATCATATTCGCCACGTGGCCGAAATTTTTGAACGTGTCGGGTTGGGTTAA
- a CDS encoding aquaporin, which produces MDNSIMVQALGELVGTFILVLLGDGVVAGVSLAKTKANGAGWIAITLGWGFAVTLGVYASAFMGPAHLNPAVTLAFAIIGKVSWSVVLPFIIAQMIGAFLGAVVVWIQYYPHWQATDDQSAILGTFATGPAIRSPFANLMSEVIGTFVLVYALLALTRGQFTEGLNPLVVGVIITAIGLSLGGTTGYAINPARDLGPRIAHAVLPIANKGDSDWQYSWIPVVGPFVGGILGALLFVLLP; this is translated from the coding sequence ATGGATAATTCAATCATGGTCCAAGCGCTCGGCGAATTGGTCGGGACATTTATTTTAGTCCTCTTAGGGGACGGGGTCGTTGCTGGTGTTAGTTTAGCAAAGACTAAGGCCAATGGTGCCGGTTGGATTGCAATTACGTTAGGTTGGGGGTTTGCCGTAACGCTAGGTGTTTACGCATCAGCATTTATGGGACCGGCCCATTTAAACCCAGCAGTTACACTCGCTTTTGCAATTATCGGTAAAGTATCATGGTCTGTTGTACTACCATTTATCATTGCGCAAATGATCGGGGCTTTCTTGGGGGCAGTTGTTGTTTGGATTCAATACTACCCACATTGGCAAGCCACCGATGATCAATCGGCAATTTTGGGGACTTTTGCAACTGGTCCCGCAATTAGAAGTCCATTTGCGAACTTAATGAGTGAAGTTATTGGGACGTTTGTCTTAGTATACGCATTATTAGCATTAACACGGGGCCAATTTACCGAAGGGTTAAACCCACTGGTAGTTGGTGTCATCATTACAGCAATCGGGTTATCACTTGGTGGGACGACCGGTTATGCGATTAATCCAGCTCGGGATTTAGGGCCGCGGATTGCGCATGCGGTATTACCAATTGCCAATAAAGGTGATTCTGACTGGCAATACAGCTGGATTCCAGTTGTTGGTCCCTTCGTTGGTGGGATTTTAGGGGCATTATTATTTGTGCTATTACCTTAA
- the glpK gene encoding glycerol kinase produces the protein MTEKYILAIDEGTTSTRSIIFNHDGQKVADAQREFPQYFPEPGWVEHNANEIWNAVLSTIANAFIKSGIQPNQIAGIGITNQRETTVIWDKATGLPIYNAVVWQSRQTNDIAEKLKTDGYEDLIHKKTGLIVDAYFSATKIRWILDQVPGAQERAEKGELLFGTIDTWITWKLTGGATHVTDYTNASRTMIFNIHDLDWDDDILNILNIPRAMLPDVRPNSEVYGETAPYHFYGSSVPISGMAGDQQAALFGQLALQPGMVKNTYGTGSFIVMNTGEKPTMSENNLLTTIGYSINGKVNYALEGSVFVAGSAIQWLRDSMQLVEKSSDSEAAAKASTSLNEVYVVPAFTGLGAPYWDAEARGSILGITRGTNRQDIIKATLQSLAYQTRDVVQTMQRDTGIDIKMLRVDGGAANNNYLMQFQADILNSAIEKAANLETTAMGAAFLAGLAVGFWQDTDELAQIFSVGQRFEPNMPEEEREDLYAGWQQAIEATKIFKHRPYKMNE, from the coding sequence ATGACTGAAAAATACATTCTTGCGATTGATGAGGGGACGACGAGTACGCGTTCGATTATTTTTAACCATGATGGTCAAAAAGTCGCGGATGCGCAACGTGAGTTTCCACAGTACTTTCCGGAACCCGGTTGGGTAGAGCATAACGCGAATGAAATTTGGAACGCCGTTTTATCAACTATTGCAAACGCTTTTATTAAATCTGGTATTCAACCCAACCAAATAGCGGGGATTGGGATTACTAATCAACGTGAAACAACCGTTATTTGGGACAAGGCAACCGGCCTACCAATTTACAATGCGGTGGTTTGGCAATCGCGGCAAACTAACGACATTGCTGAAAAACTTAAGACAGATGGCTACGAAGATTTAATCCATAAAAAGACAGGCTTGATTGTTGATGCTTATTTCTCAGCAACCAAGATTCGTTGGATCTTAGACCAAGTACCAGGCGCACAAGAACGTGCTGAAAAGGGCGAATTACTTTTTGGGACAATCGATACCTGGATTACTTGGAAACTAACTGGGGGCGCAACGCACGTCACTGATTATACCAATGCTAGTCGGACGATGATTTTTAACATCCACGACTTGGATTGGGATGATGATATCTTAAATATTCTCAATATTCCACGAGCAATGTTACCTGATGTGCGACCAAATTCTGAAGTTTATGGCGAAACGGCACCTTATCATTTTTATGGTAGTAGCGTGCCAATTTCAGGGATGGCCGGCGATCAACAAGCAGCCTTGTTTGGTCAATTAGCCTTACAACCTGGGATGGTTAAGAATACTTATGGGACAGGTTCATTTATCGTGATGAATACGGGTGAAAAGCCAACGATGTCTGAAAATAATTTATTAACGACAATCGGCTATTCAATCAATGGTAAAGTGAACTACGCTTTGGAAGGATCAGTCTTTGTTGCTGGGTCAGCCATTCAATGGTTAAGAGATAGTATGCAATTAGTTGAGAAATCTTCGGATTCTGAAGCTGCTGCTAAAGCCTCAACAAGTTTAAACGAAGTTTACGTTGTACCAGCCTTTACCGGCTTAGGCGCACCCTATTGGGACGCTGAAGCACGGGGCTCAATTCTCGGTATTACGCGTGGGACGAACCGTCAGGATATTATTAAAGCAACACTGCAATCATTAGCTTATCAAACACGTGACGTTGTTCAAACCATGCAAAGAGATACTGGGATTGATATCAAGATGCTGCGTGTCGATGGGGGTGCTGCTAATAATAACTACCTCATGCAATTCCAAGCAGACATTCTAAATAGCGCCATTGAAAAAGCCGCTAACCTAGAAACAACGGCTATGGGTGCTGCCTTCTTGGCTGGCCTAGCTGTTGGTTTCTGGCAAGATACAGACGAATTAGCACAAATTTTCTCTGTTGGGCAACGTTTCGAACCTAATATGCCAGAAGAAGAACGTGAAGATCTATATGCTGGTTGGCAACAAGCAATTGAAGCAACAAAAATTTTCAAACATCGTCCATATAAGATGAACGAATAA
- a CDS encoding phosphoribosylaminoimidazolesuccinocarboxamide synthase produces MSETLLYSGKAKDLFSTDDPEVLKMIYKDQATALNGKRKEQITGKGAVNYEISKLIFAYLSQQGIETHLIKNISETEQLVKKVTIIPLEVVLRNVVAGSFARKFGQPLGQRLDQPIIEYYYKNDALDDPAINISQATALKLVTPTEVATIEAMTKQINALLIKLFTEIGIDLIDFKLEFGRYQGRLILADEFSPDNCRLWDQQTHASLDKDVFRQNKGDLVTVYETVLQRLTKTIGGFANV; encoded by the coding sequence ATGAGCGAAACGTTACTTTATTCTGGGAAAGCCAAGGACTTATTTTCAACTGACGACCCCGAAGTCTTAAAAATGATTTATAAGGATCAAGCGACAGCTTTGAATGGTAAGCGTAAAGAACAGATTACTGGTAAAGGGGCCGTTAATTATGAAATTTCAAAATTAATATTTGCCTATTTAAGCCAACAAGGCATCGAAACCCATTTAATTAAAAATATCTCAGAAACCGAACAACTCGTCAAAAAGGTCACCATTATCCCGTTGGAAGTAGTTTTGAGAAATGTTGTTGCCGGTAGCTTTGCCCGGAAGTTTGGTCAGCCATTGGGACAACGATTAGACCAACCGATTATTGAATATTATTACAAAAATGATGCTTTGGATGATCCGGCTATTAATATCTCACAAGCAACGGCTTTGAAACTGGTGACGCCAACGGAAGTGGCTACGATTGAAGCTATGACGAAGCAGATCAATGCTTTATTGATTAAGTTATTCACTGAAATCGGTATTGATTTAATTGATTTTAAATTGGAATTTGGTCGCTACCAAGGACGGTTAATTTTAGCGGATGAATTTTCACCAGATAATTGTCGGCTTTGGGATCAACAAACACACGCATCATTAGATAAGGATGTGTTCCGCCAGAATAAGGGCGACTTAGTCACGGTCTATGAGACGGTTTTACAACGCTTAACAAAAACGATTGGGGGTTTTGCAAATGTATAA
- the glpO gene encoding type 1 glycerol-3-phosphate oxidase, whose amino-acid sequence MTFSLDSRQQTIQNLKNEQLDLLIIGGGITGAGVAIQSAASGIKTGLIEMQDFAEGTSSRSTKLVHGGIRYLKTFDVGVVADTVSERAVVQGIAPHIPRPTPMLLPIYDEPEATYDMFSVKIAMDLYDKLAGVTGTQYANYTIDRKEVLQREPGLKSENLKGAGVYLDFVNNDARLVIENIKEADELGALVASHVKAVGMTYDANGRVNGLKAHDDLTDETFDIHAKLVINTAGPWVDKVNALNTEVKAQETLRPTKGIHLVVDSSRLSVPQPTYFDSGLHDGRMIFVVPREGKTYFGTTDTDYTGDYKHPRVEQTDVDYLLKAINNRYPNVDIALDDIEASWAGLRPLIANNGSSDYNGGGANSGKVSEESFNNLIKTVDDYENKTAARADVEKAISQLRTAHAEETVTPSQVSRGSSLKVAENGLMTLSGGKITDYRKMAAGALEMIRDILKKDFNETVREIDSKKLQVSGGHFDPNNVEDTLKFYAKVAMSKGISEDDATDLANRFGSNVSRVVSYADQGTAEGLNLKETISLRYSVNEEMTLTPVDYLLRRTNFVLFHNDQLAAIKQPVVNEMARLLNWDAAEKERQTAQLDAAIAEAQLDYLK is encoded by the coding sequence ATGACATTTTCATTAGATAGCCGTCAACAAACCATTCAAAACTTAAAGAACGAACAACTTGATTTATTAATCATTGGTGGTGGGATCACTGGTGCAGGGGTCGCAATTCAATCCGCCGCATCTGGTATTAAAACCGGTTTAATTGAAATGCAAGATTTTGCAGAAGGCACATCATCACGGTCAACGAAGTTAGTCCATGGTGGGATTCGCTACTTGAAGACTTTCGATGTCGGGGTTGTTGCTGATACTGTTAGCGAACGGGCCGTTGTTCAAGGCATCGCACCTCACATTCCACGGCCTACGCCAATGCTTTTACCAATCTATGATGAACCAGAAGCAACTTACGATATGTTCAGCGTTAAAATTGCGATGGATTTATATGATAAATTGGCTGGAGTGACTGGCACGCAATATGCTAACTACACAATTGATCGTAAAGAAGTCCTCCAACGCGAACCTGGTTTGAAGTCCGAAAACTTAAAAGGGGCTGGTGTTTACTTAGACTTCGTTAATAACGATGCCCGTTTAGTTATTGAAAACATCAAGGAAGCTGATGAATTAGGTGCATTAGTTGCTAGCCACGTTAAAGCAGTCGGGATGACTTATGATGCTAACGGCCGCGTGAATGGCTTGAAAGCACATGATGATTTGACGGATGAAACATTCGATATTCATGCCAAATTAGTTATTAATACAGCCGGCCCTTGGGTTGATAAAGTTAACGCGTTGAATACTGAAGTGAAAGCCCAAGAAACATTGCGGCCAACTAAAGGGATTCATTTAGTCGTTGATAGCAGCCGTTTATCAGTACCACAACCAACATATTTTGATTCAGGTCTCCATGATGGTCGCATGATTTTTGTTGTGCCACGCGAAGGTAAGACATACTTCGGGACAACTGATACAGACTACACAGGTGATTACAAACACCCACGCGTTGAACAAACAGACGTTGATTATTTATTAAAGGCTATCAATAACCGTTATCCTAACGTTGATATCGCATTAGACGATATTGAAGCAAGTTGGGCCGGATTACGACCATTAATCGCCAATAATGGTAGTTCTGATTATAACGGTGGTGGCGCTAATAGCGGGAAGGTTTCAGAAGAATCATTCAATAACTTAATTAAGACGGTTGATGATTACGAAAACAAGACGGCTGCCCGTGCGGATGTGGAAAAGGCAATCAGTCAATTAAGAACAGCCCATGCAGAAGAAACAGTTACCCCTTCACAAGTCTCACGTGGGAGTTCACTTAAAGTGGCTGAAAACGGCTTAATGACTTTATCAGGTGGTAAGATTACGGACTATCGTAAGATGGCTGCCGGCGCATTAGAAATGATTCGTGATATCTTGAAGAAAGACTTCAATGAAACGGTTCGTGAAATCGATTCTAAGAAGTTACAAGTATCAGGTGGTCATTTTGATCCTAATAACGTTGAAGATACATTGAAATTCTACGCAAAAGTGGCAATGAGCAAAGGTATCTCAGAAGATGATGCTACTGATTTAGCTAACCGCTTTGGTTCAAACGTTAGCCGGGTGGTTTCATATGCAGATCAAGGGACAGCTGAAGGCTTGAATTTGAAAGAAACCATTAGTTTAAGATACTCAGTTAACGAAGAAATGACTTTAACACCAGTTGATTACTTATTGCGCCGAACAAACTTTGTTTTATTCCACAATGATCAATTGGCAGCCATCAAACAACCAGTTGTCAATGAAATGGCGCGTCTCTTGAATTGGGATGCTGCTGAAAAAGAACGTCAAACAGCGCAATTAGATGCCGCAATCGCTGAAGCACAACTCGACTATTTAAAATAG
- the purE gene encoding 5-(carboxyamino)imidazole ribonucleotide mutase, with protein sequence MTDVAIVMGSISDWETMQATAQILADLNVSYTKKVISAHRMPMEMTTFAQSAAPEGYQVIIAGAGGAAHLPGMLAANTVLPVIGVPIQSKALNGMDSLLSMVQMPSGVPVATVAIGKAGAINAGLLATQICGLKTPIYQKALVQYSQTLHQKAVASNDQLN encoded by the coding sequence ATGACGGATGTAGCGATTGTAATGGGATCGATTTCTGATTGGGAAACAATGCAAGCAACAGCTCAGATTTTAGCGGATTTGAACGTGAGTTATACTAAAAAAGTCATTTCGGCACACCGGATGCCAATGGAAATGACTACATTTGCGCAAAGCGCAGCACCAGAAGGTTATCAAGTCATTATTGCGGGCGCTGGAGGTGCGGCACATCTACCAGGGATGTTGGCAGCTAACACGGTTCTGCCAGTCATCGGAGTCCCAATTCAAAGCAAGGCACTTAATGGGATGGACTCATTATTATCAATGGTCCAAATGCCAAGTGGAGTCCCAGTAGCGACGGTAGCGATAGGCAAGGCGGGAGCAATTAACGCAGGTTTATTGGCAACCCAAATCTGTGGGCTTAAAACACCGATTTATCAGAAGGCATTAGTACAATACAGCCAAACACTTCATCAAAAGGCGGTGGCAAGTAATGACCAACTTAACTAA
- a CDS encoding 5-(carboxyamino)imidazole ribonucleotide synthase, translated as MTNLTKQILPGQVIGIIGGGQLGQMMTLAAKSMGFKVIVLDPQVDCPAGQVADDQIIAAYDDENQIIELAKRSDVVTYEFENVDATTIEKAQRLTQIPQGTKALRIAQDRVLEKQFLATEKLPHAAFKVVTSISDLTKAVAEIGLPCLLKTARGGYDGKGQFVLRRASDIEAAKELLDFGVCVLEEMVMFEQEVSVMISQNWAGQQALFPVIENQHRHNILHISICPARVPAAVAQEAQKIAQKIATEIELVGTLGVEFFVTPAGQLFVNEIAPRPHNSGHLTIEACDISQFMAHIRGVCNWPLQTPRLWQSAVMVNVLGQDVPGAIAKSCQATDWYYHDYGKAERKENRKMGHVTLLSDDLSKTLAEIEATQIWALPKEQIK; from the coding sequence ATGACCAACTTAACTAAGCAAATTCTTCCAGGCCAGGTCATCGGGATCATTGGGGGCGGCCAATTAGGACAGATGATGACTTTGGCCGCTAAATCGATGGGTTTTAAAGTGATTGTGCTTGATCCGCAAGTTGATTGTCCGGCCGGCCAAGTAGCGGATGACCAAATTATCGCAGCTTACGATGACGAGAATCAAATCATTGAATTGGCGAAACGTTCGGATGTGGTGACTTATGAATTTGAGAATGTGGACGCCACAACGATTGAAAAAGCGCAACGGTTAACACAAATTCCCCAAGGGACCAAGGCGTTACGAATTGCCCAAGATCGGGTTTTGGAAAAGCAATTTTTAGCAACCGAGAAATTACCGCACGCCGCCTTTAAAGTGGTGACTTCGATTAGTGACTTAACTAAGGCGGTTGCCGAGATTGGCTTACCTTGTCTCTTGAAAACGGCCCGAGGTGGTTACGATGGTAAAGGGCAATTTGTCTTAAGACGAGCTAGCGATATTGAAGCTGCTAAGGAGCTCTTGGATTTTGGCGTTTGTGTGTTAGAAGAGATGGTGATGTTTGAACAAGAGGTTTCAGTCATGATTAGCCAAAACTGGGCAGGGCAGCAGGCACTTTTTCCAGTAATTGAAAACCAACACCGGCATAACATATTACATATTAGTATTTGCCCAGCGCGGGTCCCGGCGGCGGTTGCACAAGAAGCTCAGAAAATTGCGCAGAAAATTGCGACGGAAATAGAATTGGTGGGGACGCTTGGTGTGGAGTTCTTCGTAACGCCAGCTGGCCAGCTGTTTGTGAACGAAATCGCACCAAGACCGCATAATTCAGGTCATTTAACGATTGAAGCCTGTGATATATCGCAATTTATGGCGCATATCCGCGGGGTTTGCAATTGGCCGCTCCAAACGCCGCGCCTTTGGCAATCGGCGGTAATGGTCAATGTCTTGGGCCAAGATGTGCCAGGCGCAATAGCCAAGAGCTGCCAAGCAACTGATTGGTATTATCACGATTATGGCAAGGCTGAGCGCAAAGAAAATCGGAAGATGGGGCATGTTACCTTGTTGAGCGATGATTTAAGTAAAACACTTGCTGAGATTGAGGCAACACAAATTTGGGCATTACCAAAGGAGCAGATAAAATGA
- a CDS encoding phosphoribosylformylglycinamidine synthase, with translation MYNVQVYVTYKDSVLDPQGQAVQGALQRLGFEGISQMRIGKFFEMQVTGADQGAVIDKVEAICDQLLANPNMEQYRYDLQLVEGAK, from the coding sequence ATGTATAACGTGCAAGTTTATGTCACCTATAAAGATTCAGTTCTAGATCCACAAGGTCAAGCGGTTCAAGGGGCGCTTCAACGTTTAGGCTTTGAAGGGATTAGTCAAATGCGGATTGGTAAGTTTTTCGAAATGCAAGTAACCGGTGCGGATCAAGGCGCTGTGATTGATAAGGTTGAAGCAATTTGTGATCAACTATTAGCTAATCCAAATATGGAACAATACCGCTACGACTTACAATTGGTGGAGGGTGCAAAATGA
- a CDS encoding phosphoribosylformylglycinamidine synthase I (With PurL and PurS catalyzes the conversion of formylglycinamide ribonucleotide, ATP, and glutamine to formylglycinamidine ribonucleotide, ADP, and glutamate in the fourth step of the purine biosynthetic pathway), with product MKFAVLVFPGSNCDADLYHAIVDVCHEEAAYVSYTATSLAGFDAVLIPGGFSYGDYLRSGAIAKLAPIMTAVVAFAKAGKPVLGICNGFQILTEAGLLPGALLPNRQTHFICETVALQVENSDTRFTNQYVKGATIALPIAHGEGNYYCDPETLAQLHANHQIAFTYATDVNGSLDNIAGITNEAGNVLGMMPHPERAVEALLGSADGLGVFQSILKSGVATHGE from the coding sequence ATGAAATTTGCAGTGCTTGTTTTTCCAGGATCAAATTGTGATGCCGATTTATACCACGCAATTGTCGATGTCTGCCATGAAGAAGCGGCGTATGTCTCTTACACAGCAACCAGCTTAGCCGGTTTTGATGCGGTGTTGATTCCAGGTGGGTTTTCATACGGCGATTATTTACGCAGTGGCGCGATTGCCAAATTGGCGCCGATTATGACGGCGGTGGTGGCTTTTGCTAAAGCGGGCAAACCGGTTTTAGGAATCTGCAACGGTTTCCAGATTTTAACGGAAGCGGGCTTATTACCAGGTGCATTATTGCCTAATCGCCAAACGCATTTCATTTGCGAAACGGTAGCTTTACAGGTTGAAAACAGCGACACACGTTTTACAAATCAATATGTAAAAGGGGCCACAATTGCGCTACCAATTGCTCACGGTGAAGGTAATTATTATTGTGATCCAGAAACGTTGGCTCAATTGCACGCCAACCACCAAATCGCATTTACTTATGCAACCGACGTTAATGGCAGCTTAGACAATATCGCGGGCATCACGAACGAAGCGGGAAATGTTTTAGGGATGATGCCGCATCCAGAACGCGCCGTTGAAGCTTTATTAGGCAGTGCGGATGGCCTAGGTGTTTTCCAATCAATTTTGAAAAGCGGGGTAGCAACGCATGGTGAATAA